TACCAGTTCGGGAAGACCTGACTGCCCGCCGGGCTGCCGCTTACCGGATTCGTGAGCACGATCAATTGTGGGTAGTCGAGCACCCTTTCGTTCACGCGGAAGCTGTTCCCGAGATCATAGCCGAAGATGCGTATCGGCGTGTCGAAGCTCGTTGCGGCTGTGTACTGATCGCGCTTCGCGAGCGAGCTGTCGATCAGGCCATTCGCGCCCGTGTGGTACTGATACTGGTATGGGCCAATCTGATCGATGTGGAGCGACTGTGAGGCCGTGTAGCTGAAGTTCGGCGTCCACTGGAGCCACGACGCGACGTTGAGTGTTCCCGTACTGAGCGAGACCGTCGGTAGTGTTTGATCGACCTGGGTGCGACCTGGATACTGCGATCGCGTACCGCCGATTTGCAGCGTTGCCGGACCGATCTTGTCCGCGTAATTGAGCGCCGAACGAATCGTCGCGAGCGCCTGGTACGGATTGAAGGTGTTCTGCCGTTGCAGCTGCGTGCTGGTGACGTAGTTGACGTCGGCAGAAATCTGGCGGTCTTTCGTGAACCTCTGCCGATGGCCCCACGTGAGCGCGAGGTTCGTCTGTCCGTTGCGCTGCGTCGTGTACGACGATGCGAGACTGCCGCTGATCCAGCGGTCGAGCCAGTTGTAGCGCCATTCGCCATTGAACTTCGTCCAGCCTGGATCGCCCTGGGTCATGCCCGCGCTACTGCGCCAGTCGAGCCAGGCCGACGCGTCCATGTAGTCGTTGATCGACCAGAAGTAGCCGATGTTCTCGACGTTGCGCCGGTACGATGGATTGGTACGAATGATGTCCGACACGCCGAAGCGCGGCGTGAGAATGCCGCTGTGACGGCCCGGCCGCATATCCGAGAACAGGAACGGCAGCCACATCACGGGAATGTCCCGGATGTACAGCACCGCGGGACGCGCGACGAGCGTGTTCGCTCCCGAGCGCTTCACTTCATTGAACTTGAAGTGGTAATCCGGAATCGAGTCGGTGCAGCTCGTGAGCTCTCCGCCGAGCCCGTAGAACGCCGACGTCTTACCAGCGGCCGAATCGCCGAGGATCGCCTTGCCCTTCAGCGCACGAATTTCCCAGCTCTCGCCGTAGTTGGCCTGAAACGACGGATTGGTAATCGTAGCGGAACGTTCGTTCAGACTATACTCGAGTCGCCCGCGGCCGAAGACGTCGGCCTGACCGCTATTGGGATCGTGCATGATGAAGTTCCCAACCGCGGTCGCGACCTTCGTGCGCTGATTGTAGTAGATGCCGGTGTCGGCGAACACGGTCTGCGAATCCCCGCGCTGAACGAGCGCCCGTTTGCTCTCGGGGGACAGGATCTGGAGCCGGTCATTGGCCGCATCGAAGATGACGCGGTCGCCCTCGTAGCGCGTCGTCGTGTATCCGCTTCGCCTGAGCAACGCCTGCGTGATGGAATCGGCTGGCGTGAGGCGCAGCTTGGCGGTGATTGCGCTGTCGGCGGCGGTCGTGTCCTTCCGCGTGGTATCGCGCCGCTGGGGCTGGATGGTGGGCCGCGGCAGTCTCGGGATCTGGGCACGCGCGGCGAGCGCGGGCGCGAGCCCCATCAGGAGCGCGAGACCCGCGACGCGCCAGCGCTTCACGCCGGTACGCCCTGCTCCGCGGCCAGCTCAGCGTCGCGACGCTGCTTCTTCTTCCGGTAAATCAGGTACGAGACGGCGACGCTCACCTCGTACAGCAGGTACAACGGAATCGCGAGCGCGATCGTCGTCGTCAACAAGTCGCCCGGTGTGATGATCGCGGCCGCACCGTACGCGATTATGACTGCATAACGACGGAACTTCGCCAGCGTCTGCGGTGAGACGATGCCGAGCGCCGACAGGCCGACGATCACGATCGGCACCTCGAATACTCCACCGAAGGCGAGACACATGCTCGTCACGAATCCGAAGTACTCGGATACCGTGATCATCGGCGTGAGCGACTGCGCCTCGAGGCCGAACAAGAACTTGAGCGTGAGCGGCAGAACGAGGAAATACGCGAGCGCCACGCCGAGGACGAACAGCAGCGTCGCCGCGAAAAGCACAGGAATGACGACCTTTCGCTCATGTCGATGCAACGCCGGCGAGAGAAACGCCCACACGTTGTAGACGATCACCGGCAGCGCGACCGCGATTCCCACGACGATCGACATCTGCAGAATCGTCGAAAAGGTGTCGCCGGGGTGGGTGTAGACGAGGTGTTGGCCGCGTAGATACGGCAGCACCGGCACCTGCATCCAGAGGATGAGGTCGAACTTGAACGTGAGAAAGAAGCCGATCCCGACGCCCACGACGAGCGCACCAAGACAATAGATGATGCGCCAGCGAAGCTCCTCGAGGTGGTCGAGGAACGGCATTTCACCCGACGGCGACGACTTGGGGATTCGCATGGAGTCCAGCCTACTACACGACTGAGGCTCGAAAGAGCCGTGGCATCCGAAGCCTACTTCGTGGTTCGAAGCAGGTCACGCGCCAAGCTCGCTTCGTCGCTGTTCGGATAGTCCTTGACGATCCGATTGAGCGCGGCCTTCGCTGGCGTCGTGTTCTTCTGCGCGATGAGCGATAGCGCGTACTTATAGAGCGCGGTCGGCGCCGCCTTCGACTTCGGATATTTCGCGACGACGAGCTGGTACACGGAATCCGCTGCGGACATGTTCTTTTCCTCGGCGAACGACTGACCGATGTACAACTGCGCAGACGGTGCCTCTTCGAACGTCGGGTACTTGTCGACCAGTTCCTGGAATCCCGAGCGAGCGACGCCGAAGCTGCCGCGCTGCATTTGCTCGAAAGCGATCTGGAAGAGCTGGGCGGGACCCGGACCGCCGGCCGCAGCAGCCTTCGAGGTATCGGGCGTCGCTGGTGTCGGCGCGGTGGTCATCGCGTCGTTCCGCGACTCCATCGATGCACGCAGCTCCTGGAGACGGCGCTGGCTCTGTCCGCTCAACTCCTGAATCTGCAGAAGCTGGCGATTCATGTCGTACATGCCACCGCTCACGTTCGCCTGGAACGCGGAGAACCGCGTGCTGAGGAGACGGAGCGAATCGTTGGTTCGGACAACCAGGGCAAGGGCAGTATCGGCCTGTGCGCGTCGCGCCGTGTCCGTCTGCGCAATGGAGCTTCGCAACGCGCGCAGCTCGTCCTGCAGCACGCGGATGTCTCCCTGGCTCGCGAGGCACGCCGTCGTGCTCGAGACGAGCACGACGGATGCGGACGCGAGCACGATCGCTCGCGCCCTTTTACCCGCGGGGTACGACAACATCACGAGCCCGGCTTGTTGAGATGCGTGCCGCCAGCCGTGATCTCGAATTCGTCGCGGCGATTCTGCGCCCACGCACTCTCGTCATGTCCGTCGGAGACTGGACGACCTTCGCCGTAGCTGATCGTCTCGATCCGCGTTGCCGCAACCCCGCGCTCCGTGAGATAGCGCTTGGCAGCCGCCGCACGACGCTGACCGAGTGCGATGTTGTACTCGACCGAGCCGCGCTCGTCGGTGTGTCCAGCGATACGAATCGTGACATCCGGATTCGCCGCGAGCACCGGCACCTTGGCGTCGAGCGTCGCGCGCGAGTCGTCTCGGAGGTCCGACTTGTCGAAGTCGAAGTGAATGACGGCGGTGACCGTATTGCGGAGACCGGTCTGCGCGCCGGCTGCCGCGGCCTCCTCGTTGGCACGGCGAACGCTATCGTCGTACGCGCGCTGACGAGCGAGCGCCGCGTCACGCGCCGCTTGGGCGCGCGCGATCGAGTCTCTGATCGCCGTACTGTCGACGGCCGTTGCCTGCGGCACGGGCGCTGGCGCCGGAGCTACTTCCGGCTTCTTGTGACACGCGCCAACCAGCATGGCCGACGCAAGTAGTACGACGGATACCGAACGACCCGCGGCACGAGGTTGTGCTGTCATCGAAGATTCTCTCCTGAGAGATGAGGTGGGGAAGGACATGTCGGGACTGCAGGAGGGACTTCCGGTGCCGAATGAACGGCGCCGTCTTACTGACGACTGGCGGCGCTTGTGGATGCACTCGACCCGAGTCGCGGCGACCACGCAGGCAACTGGGCGCCGGCCACGCGGGTGAGTTGGCGCAACCGTCCAGATTCCGTGTCGAGCACCCAGAGTTCCCTCCCCCCGCCGCGGGTCGAGGCGAACACGAGATGTCTGCCGTCCGGCGCCCAGGACGGCTGTTCATTCGAGCCTTCGCTTGTGAGCAACTTCGTACTTCGGTCACGCAAGCTGATGGTCATGATCTGAAAACGACCGTCTGCAAACTGGGACTGAAATGCGACCAGCCGCCCGTCGGGCGACCAATCGGGATCGGAGCGATAATTCTTGTCGCCAAAATCGAACGAGGTGAGAAGCTCGGCGTTCGTTCCATCCGCGTCCATAATATATATCTCCGGATGGCCAACACGACCCGAGGTGAACGCGAGCCGTCGCCCGTCGGGGCTGAAGGACGGCTGCACGTTATCCGTACCGCGTCCCACGGAGATGCGCCTCGGCGCCCCATCGTCCGCCGCGACCAGATAAAGATCGGATCCCTCGTCGTCCGCATGCGCGTAGACAATGGAGGCACCGTCAGGTGCAAAGACCGGCGTCAGGTTCGCGTGCGTCGGCGTCGCGTTATGCAGGATGCGTGACTTGCCCGTGCGCAGATCGAGGACATTGATGCGCGACGCCGTTCCGAACGTCGAGTACACGATCTGATTGCCGGCGAAATTCCACGCCGGCGACATCGCGTTGCCGGTGACCGGAGTCACCTCGTCGTCGGCTCCGTCGCTGTCGGCGATGTGAATGTGCTGACCCGCGATGTACGTGATGCGAGTCTGCGCGATCCCTTTGAGGCCGGTGATCCAGCGCTCGATCTCGTCGGACACGCCATGCACGGACAACCGCCATTCCTTCGAATTCGCGCGGCCGGTGAGCGGAAAATCCTGCACGTTCATGACGCTGCCCTTCGCGACATCGTGCAGGGCGACGTGGAGCGAGCCGTCACCGACGGTCGCCTGAATCACCGCTGCCGCGCCAAGCCGCGAAAACAGCGGATAATTCAGTTCGGCACCCGGCGTCTTGCCACGAAAGGTCGACGGATCGGACGCATCCAAAGGGACGATGGTAAAGCGGTCACTGTAATCGAAGTCACGCTGCACGATCATGCGGACCGAATCACCCGACGACCCCGTCACCGGCAGCACCGCCAAGCCGGGACGCGACGTTGGATCGTACGTGAGACCGATCGTGACGCCGCGCTTTGTCGTATCCTGGGCGTGCGCACGCTGCGCGGGCAGCACGAGAACAACGGCTAAGCAGAAGCAGAGAGAAGAACGCATCTCGAATGGGAACCGGGATCTGAGTTAACGCAGCCGAGGATCGAATTTGAACGTGACCGGCAGCGATTCATCAGTATAGCCACTCGGAAGCGGCCCGAAGGCTTTCGCATTCGCCGCGGCCTCGACGGCGCCCTGGGCGTCCGCGTCGAAGGAATAGGCACCGGATCGTGTCACGATCTGGATGCCCTTCACCGATCCATCGCGGTTGATGATGAAGAAGACCTCCGCATGGAGCGCGCCCCGTGAGGAAGTTTTAAACCGAAGGGCGATCTGCCGGACGATGTTCTCGAGGTACCCGGGGTATGGGAAATCGATCCCGCCTGTGCTCACCGTCACAACGTCAGTGCCGCGGCCGCCTTCCTCACCGCCAGCGGCGGTGGTTGGCGTTTTCGTCGCGGGCTTTGTTTCGGTCGGCAAGGTTGGGGTTGCCTCGGTGGCCGCCGCTTTTTTTGACGGTTTTGCCGTGGGGACCGGCATTTCGTGAGGCGCGATCTTTGGCCGCACGGGCGGAGTAGGCGGTGTCGACGTCGGCGCCACAGGCTGCACGACACCGACGTTGCGCGGCCCGGGCGGCGCGGCGAGGAGATCGACGCGGTACACGGGCGGCGAGGGCGGCGGCGCGGTTGGGCGAAGAAGAAAGAACAAACCGATCAGCAATCCATGAAGAAGGAGCGAGCCGGTGAACGGACCCGCGAGCATCGGTCTCGCGTTAGGCAAGAGCGACTCTTGTTGACGCGCGCCACTCGGCGACGTCACCGGATGTCCTCCGGCTCCGTCACGAGGCCAACGTCGCCCACGCCGGCCGCGCGCATCACCGCCAGAACCTGCACGACCAGCCCATAGCCGACATTGCTGTCGGCGCGCAGATACACGCCCTGTTTCGACTGCTGCGCCGCGAGCGCGCGGAATGCCGCGCGAAATTCGGGAAAGGACATCTTCGTGTCGCCGACGTGGATCTCGCCCGTGCGCGTCACTTCCACCACCAATCCGCCCTTCGACTCGAGCGGCCGAGACTCGGCCCGAGGCAGGGCGATGTCGACGCCCCCCTGCATCATCGGCGCCGTGATCATGAAGATCACGAGCAGTAGCAACATCACGTCGATGAGGTTGACGACGTTGATGTCGGCGTTGAGGGCGATGCGATCCCGTCGGCGGCGGGCCACGTCAGGCGTCTCCGCGTGCGATCATCAGATCTGTCCCTCGCGCACGAGCAACGCAATCGTCGCGGTGCCGAAGCTCTCCATCATGCCGTCGAAGCGATTCAGACGGCCCGCGAAGATGTTGTAGCCGAACGTCGCGGGAATGGCGACGACGAGCGCCGCTGCCGTCGCGATGAGCGCTTCGGCAACGCCCGGGGCCACCGCCGACAGATTGCCGGAGCCTTTCGTCGCGATGCCGATGAACGCGTCGATGACGCCGAGGACGGTACCGAGAAGTCCGATGAGTGGGCTCACCGAGGCGATCGTCGCCAGCCACGGAAGAAATCGTCCGAGCCGGTCACGCTCGGTCGAAGCGTCGGTCTCGAGGAGCAGGTGCAGCGTCTCGATCTGCGATCCGCTCAGCGTCGCCATCGCCGGCGCGCGAACGGCGACGTCGCCCGAGTCACGCTCGCGCGTCTGCTGATTGCGAACGCGCGTATCGGAAACGAAGTGCGCCGCGCGCATGAAGAGCCGTGTGAGCGCGTTAGGCGCCGTGACTTTGGCGAGCGCACCGGCCTCTTCGAGGCGCGTCGCGCGCTCGAAGTCGCGGAAGAAACGCAGCGACGTCCGTTGCGCGCGCGCCAGCTCGCGCCAGAGCGCGAACATCATTGCCCAGCTCAGGAGCGAAAGCAACGCGAGGATGACGAGAACCACCTTCGTCAACATCGTCGCGCCAGTGATCAACTCGATCGGCGTCGCCGGCACTGCGCCACGAATCTGCAGTATCGCAGCGATCATCGCCGCGCTCCCGTTCCTTTCGCCGCGGACGGCGCTGCTTCCCGCGTCGTTTTTCCGTGCCGTTCGGCGAACCATGCCAACGTGCGCGAGAGCCCTTCCTCGAGCGACGCTTTCGGCCGCCAACCGAGGAGCGACCCAGCCTTCGAGATGCTGACCACGGATCGCTGCTGCTCGCCGGGTCGTTTGGGCAATGGTTCGACCAGCACGTCGGAGCGCGCCACTCGCTTGAGCACGCGCGCCAGCTCGGTGACGCTCGTCTCGACGCCTGTGCCGACGTTGAAGGCGCGCGCATCGAGACGTTCCGGCCTCGGGAGCGAATGCGTACCGGCCAGCGCCGTGGCCTCGGCGACGTCGCCGACGAAGACGTAGTCGCGCGTTTGAGAGCCGTCGCCGAACACGGATAGTGGACGGCCATCCAGGATGCGACCGCAGAAGATTGCGACGACGCCCGCCTCGCCATGCGGATCCTGACGCGGGCCGTACACATTCGCGAACCGGACGCACACCGTGTCCATGCCGTGCACGCGCGCGTAATACGCCAGGTAATACTCGGCGCTGAGCTTCGCGATGCCGTACGGCGACTCGGGGTCCTTCGCGTAGTTCTCGACGTTAGGCGGGTCGACGAAGTCACCGTACAACGCGCCCCCCGTCGACGAGAAGACGAATCGCGTCCGCCCGCCACGACCGCTCTGCCGCAGCGCCTCCACGAGGTTCAGCGTGCCGCCGATGTTGATGCTCGCATCCATTGCCGGGTCGGCGACGCTCTTGCGGACGTCGATCTGCGCCGCGAGATGAACGATCACGTCGTACGGCGTCTGCTTGACCAGCTGCGCCGCCTCGGGCGAGCGAATGTCGAGCTCGTGCAGGCGCACGCGTGGGTCGACGTTCTCGCGGCGCCCGGTCGAGAAGTTATCGAGGACGTCCACCGCATAGTCGCGAGCGAGGAAGACGTCCGCGACGTGCGAGCCAATGAACCCGGCGCCCCCGGTGACTAGTACACTCGGCACTCGTGCTCTCCTTTCAGGTCAGGTCGTGATGGTGATCTCGATCACTCGAGGATTCGGCCGGCGAGCTGTCGTCGAGACCAAAGAGATAGCGGACAGCGTCGACAATGCCCAGCCCCCGCCCATTCGCGGCGGCGGCACGCAAGCGCACCGTCGGGCCATGTAAGAACTTGTTCATCAATGAGTGCGACAGCTGCTCGACGACCGCCCGATCGGCGGGCGTGAGATGATCGAGGTGCCGCAGTGCGGTTGCGACTTCACGCTCGCGTAGATGCTCCATCTCACCGCGGAAATGGGTGAGTACGGGAACGGCCGACAATCCGGTGAACCACTCCCAGTACCGCTCGACTTCCCTCGCGATGAGGTCCTCGGCGGTCGGCAGCTCGGAGCGGCGACGCTCGACGTTCGTCGTCACCACCGCGCGCAGGTCGTCGAGATCGTAGAGGAAGACATTGTCGAGCGCCCCGACGGCCGGATCGACGTCGCGCGGCATCGCGATGTCGAGGATGCATAACGGGCGATCGCGTCGTCCGCTGACCGCGGTTTGCAGGCGTTCGAGCGTTACCACGGGTCGCGGTGCCGAGGTCGAACAGAGTAACACGTCGACCTCGTGAAGCGATGCCCAGCATTCGTCGTAATGCATCGCCAACGCACCGTGACGCGCGGCCAGTGCTTGCGCGCGCTCGTAGGTGCGATTCGCGACGATCGCGGCGCGCACGCCCTCGTTGACGAGGCACTCGAGCGCGAGCTCTGCCATCTCCCCCGCCCCGAGGACCATCGCGCGACGTCCCGCGAGGGATCCAAAGATTTGTCGGGCCAATTGGAGGGCCGCCGAGCTCACCGAGGCCGCGCCGCGTCCGATCGCCGTCTCGCTACGCACGCGTCCCGCGACGAGCAGCGACGTCTGAAAAAGTCGGTTGAGCACTGCACCGCTCTCGCTGCGGCACGCAGCCCACGCGTCGCGCACCTGGCCGTGAATCTGCGCTTCGCCGAGCACCATGGAGTCGAGGCCGGACGCAACATGAAAAAGATGCGAGATCGCATCGCGGTCGCGACGAACGTAGCCGTACGCCGATGCCTCCTCGCCGAGTCGGGACGAGAGCGTCTGCCAGATGCCTGGTGCCACGTCGGTGTCACCCTCGACCGCGTAGAGCTCCGTGCGATTGCACGTCGACAACAAAACGCCTTCACGCAATCCAGACTCGGTGCGCAGCGCCGACAGCGTCGGCACGAGCTCCGCCGGCCGATAAGCGACCTTCTCGCGCACGGCGAGCGCGGCGCCCTGATGGCTGATGCCGGCGACGACTATTGCCATTCCGCGAGCCGCTCCGAGAATTCGCCGCTCTCCACCGACTCGCAGAAGTCGTCGGCGAGTAATGCGCTTGCTGCCGATCGCCATGCCGATCGGTCGTCGTCCTCGAGAAGACGTTGACGCAGCC
The genomic region above belongs to Gemmatimonadaceae bacterium and contains:
- a CDS encoding putative LPS assembly protein LptD, with product MKRWRVAGLALLMGLAPALAARAQIPRLPRPTIQPQRRDTTRKDTTAADSAITAKLRLTPADSITQALLRRSGYTTTRYEGDRVIFDAANDRLQILSPESKRALVQRGDSQTVFADTGIYYNQRTKVATAVGNFIMHDPNSGQADVFGRGRLEYSLNERSATITNPSFQANYGESWEIRALKGKAILGDSAAGKTSAFYGLGGELTSCTDSIPDYHFKFNEVKRSGANTLVARPAVLYIRDIPVMWLPFLFSDMRPGRHSGILTPRFGVSDIIRTNPSYRRNVENIGYFWSINDYMDASAWLDWRSSAGMTQGDPGWTKFNGEWRYNWLDRWISGSLASSYTTQRNGQTNLALTWGHRQRFTKDRQISADVNYVTSTQLQRQNTFNPYQALATIRSALNYADKIGPATLQIGGTRSQYPGRTQVDQTLPTVSLSTGTLNVASWLQWTPNFSYTASQSLHIDQIGPYQYQYHTGANGLIDSSLAKRDQYTAATSFDTPIRIFGYDLGNSFRVNERVLDYPQLIVLTNPVSGSPAGSQVFPNWYETDVDWTPSFTLPPLFRSLFNVTPGVSLANVTSGPFWVRTNLSDGQFVHQAKRPSFSLSASPMMYGLWPGFGPFLRLRHTLQPSISYGYAPASSVGADYLAALSRSQAHEFSGLQQNALSFGLNQSVEAKVRSRSDTNPEAGEKIKLLSLNMSSFTYDIDRAHAAHKAIRGLTTSNFTYSLSSDLLPGFQFSSGYSLFAGDPVSDTAVFSPYLESVSATINLAQGNNPFTVLTKLFGRAVSNDQRPSSAPTPDQVSTNQQYMQQLANQPVAGSGARGSAYVLPPAQGWSANLTFSSQHSRPVSGNVVQIDPQARCRQLAEAAQDPFVFSTCLAQLQAQTTSTAQSPFEAGVPGATVYRNPPVTNMGGDFRFGLTEKWAVSWNTQYDFVKHQFAQHIVTLQRDLHDWRAVFAFTQSTNGNFAFNFFIALKAEPDLKFDYNKATVRSGGF
- the tatC gene encoding twin-arginine translocase subunit TatC; protein product: MRIPKSSPSGEMPFLDHLEELRWRIIYCLGALVVGVGIGFFLTFKFDLILWMQVPVLPYLRGQHLVYTHPGDTFSTILQMSIVVGIAVALPVIVYNVWAFLSPALHRHERKVVIPVLFAATLLFVLGVALAYFLVLPLTLKFLFGLEAQSLTPMITVSEYFGFVTSMCLAFGGVFEVPIVIVGLSALGIVSPQTLAKFRRYAVIIAYGAAAIITPGDLLTTTIALAIPLYLLYEVSVAVSYLIYRKKKQRRDAELAAEQGVPA
- the ybgF gene encoding tol-pal system protein YbgF; the protein is MLASASVVLVSSTTACLASQGDIRVLQDELRALRSSIAQTDTARRAQADTALALVVRTNDSLRLLSTRFSAFQANVSGGMYDMNRQLLQIQELSGQSQRRLQELRASMESRNDAMTTAPTPATPDTSKAAAAGGPGPAQLFQIAFEQMQRGSFGVARSGFQELVDKYPTFEEAPSAQLYIGQSFAEEKNMSAADSVYQLVVAKYPKSKAAPTALYKYALSLIAQKNTTPAKAALNRIVKDYPNSDEASLARDLLRTTK
- the pal gene encoding peptidoglycan-associated lipoprotein Pal, which gives rise to MTAQPRAAGRSVSVVLLASAMLVGACHKKPEVAPAPAPVPQATAVDSTAIRDSIARAQAARDAALARQRAYDDSVRRANEEAAAAGAQTGLRNTVTAVIHFDFDKSDLRDDSRATLDAKVPVLAANPDVTIRIAGHTDERGSVEYNIALGQRRAAAAKRYLTERGVAATRIETISYGEGRPVSDGHDESAWAQNRRDEFEITAGGTHLNKPGS
- a CDS encoding TonB family protein; this encodes MTSPSGARQQESLLPNARPMLAGPFTGSLLLHGLLIGLFFLLRPTAPPPSPPVYRVDLLAAPPGPRNVGVVQPVAPTSTPPTPPVRPKIAPHEMPVPTAKPSKKAAATEATPTLPTETKPATKTPTTAAGGEEGGRGTDVVTVSTGGIDFPYPGYLENIVRQIALRFKTSSRGALHAEVFFIINRDGSVKGIQIVTRSGAYSFDADAQGAVEAAANAKAFGPLPSGYTDESLPVTFKFDPRLR
- a CDS encoding biopolymer transporter ExbD, whose translation is MARRRRDRIALNADINVVNLIDVMLLLLVIFMITAPMMQGGVDIALPRAESRPLESKGGLVVEVTRTGEIHVGDTKMSFPEFRAAFRALAAQQSKQGVYLRADSNVGYGLVVQVLAVMRAAGVGDVGLVTEPEDIR
- a CDS encoding MotA/TolQ/ExbB proton channel family protein, which translates into the protein MIAAILQIRGAVPATPIELITGATMLTKVVLVILALLSLLSWAMMFALWRELARAQRTSLRFFRDFERATRLEEAGALAKVTAPNALTRLFMRAAHFVSDTRVRNQQTRERDSGDVAVRAPAMATLSGSQIETLHLLLETDASTERDRLGRFLPWLATIASVSPLIGLLGTVLGVIDAFIGIATKGSGNLSAVAPGVAEALIATAAALVVAIPATFGYNIFAGRLNRFDGMMESFGTATIALLVREGQI
- a CDS encoding NAD-dependent epimerase/dehydratase family protein, with the translated sequence MPSVLVTGGAGFIGSHVADVFLARDYAVDVLDNFSTGRRENVDPRVRLHELDIRSPEAAQLVKQTPYDVIVHLAAQIDVRKSVADPAMDASINIGGTLNLVEALRQSGRGGRTRFVFSSTGGALYGDFVDPPNVENYAKDPESPYGIAKLSAEYYLAYYARVHGMDTVCVRFANVYGPRQDPHGEAGVVAIFCGRILDGRPLSVFGDGSQTRDYVFVGDVAEATALAGTHSLPRPERLDARAFNVGTGVETSVTELARVLKRVARSDVLVEPLPKRPGEQQRSVVSISKAGSLLGWRPKASLEEGLSRTLAWFAERHGKTTREAAPSAAKGTGARR
- the hemA gene encoding glutamyl-tRNA reductase is translated as MAIVVAGISHQGAALAVREKVAYRPAELVPTLSALRTESGLREGVLLSTCNRTELYAVEGDTDVAPGIWQTLSSRLGEEASAYGYVRRDRDAISHLFHVASGLDSMVLGEAQIHGQVRDAWAACRSESGAVLNRLFQTSLLVAGRVRSETAIGRGAASVSSAALQLARQIFGSLAGRRAMVLGAGEMAELALECLVNEGVRAAIVANRTYERAQALAARHGALAMHYDECWASLHEVDVLLCSTSAPRPVVTLERLQTAVSGRRDRPLCILDIAMPRDVDPAVGALDNVFLYDLDDLRAVVTTNVERRRSELPTAEDLIAREVERYWEWFTGLSAVPVLTHFRGEMEHLREREVATALRHLDHLTPADRAVVEQLSHSLMNKFLHGPTVRLRAAAANGRGLGIVDAVRYLFGLDDSSPAESSSDRDHHHDLT